The following proteins are encoded in a genomic region of Channa argus isolate prfri chromosome 3, Channa argus male v1.0, whole genome shotgun sequence:
- the LOC137124421 gene encoding multidrug and toxin extrusion protein 1-like, protein MEGLEKTPFPCMNGVKGDVRAAEAAPAAAESWGSYLRSFFPAEYWNELVQLFGLAGPVILSQAMVFMISFISTVFCGHLGKTELAGVSLAIAVVNVTGISIGTGLSLTCDTLISQTYGSGNMKRVGVILQRGILILLLACFPCWAILINTEPLLLAVKQSPEVASLSQLYVKIFMPALPAAFMYQLQGRYLQNQGIIWPQVITGAIGNLLNAVINFIFLFYLDLGVPGSAAANAISQYLLAVVLYIFIYWRGLHKATWGGWSLHCLQEWGTFVQLAIPSMLMLCLEWWLFEVGGFLAGIISEAELGAQSVAYQLTLVAYMFPLGMSVAASVRVGNALGAGNIEQAKLSCKVPIICTFIISCFVGASFSLSRNVVGYIFTAEQDILQRVADVMFIFGFLHLADGIAGVTGGVLRGAGKQFVGALCNLVGYYFIGFPIGVSLMFAVNMGIVGLWAGLTIGVLMQSIFFIVYLCKLDWKKAAEEARVRAGVQVKDEKDMAGIENLDSNQKQIQVFTTASVCESGAENHIDLEMHFPGQNKSTATTVGHVLSVTQLVLRRGLTLLLMVVILLAGVFLSDFLIMLLK, encoded by the exons ATGGAGGGTTTAGAGAAAACGCCATTTCCATGCATGAATGGAGTGAAGGGAGATGTGAGAGCCGCTGAAGCGGCTCCTGCAGCGGCTGAAAGTTGGGGCTCTTATCTGAGGAGCTTTTTCCCAGCAGAGTACTGGAATGAGCTGGTACAACTTTTCGGACTAGCAGGACCAGTG ATCCTTTCCCAGGCCATGGTCTTCATGATCAGTTTCATCAGTACTGTGTTCTGTGGTCACTTGGGAAAAACTGAACTCGCAGGAGTATCATTAGCAATTGCA gTGGTAAATGTGACTGGTATTTCCATTGGCACAGGACTGTCATTAACTTGCGATACCCTCATATCTCAG ACGTATGGGAGTGGTAACATGAAGCGTGTTGGTGTGATTCTCCAAAGGGGGATTCTGATTCTGTTGCTGGCCTGTTTCCCCTGCTGGGCCATCCTTATAAACACTGAACCTCTACTACTTGCTGTCAAACAGAGCCCAGAGGTCGCCAG TCTCTCTCAGCTGTATGTGAAGATCTTCATGCCCGCTCTGCCG GCGGCTTTTATGTACCAACTGCAAGGAAGATATCTCCAAAATCAG GGAATTATATGGCCTCAGGTTATCACTGGAGCAATCGGAAATCTCCTTAATGCAGTCATTAACTTCATATTCCTCTTTTATCTGGATTTGGGTGTTCC TGGATCGGCAGCAGCCAACGCCATCTCTCAGTATTTGCTGGCTGTGGTCTTATATATTTTCATCTACTGGAGGGGTCTGCACAAGGCCACATGGGGAG GTTGGTCACTCCATTGTCTGCAAGAGTGGGGTACCTTTGTTCAGCTGGCCATTCCCAGTATGCTCATGCTTTGTCTGGAGTGGTGGTTGTTTGAGGTGGGAGGATTCCTGGCTGGTATCATTAGTGAGGCCGAGCTAGGAGCTCAGTCGGTGGCATATCAGCTGACCCTTGTAGCTTACATG TTCCCACTAGGAATGTCTGTTGCTGCCAGTGTACGTGTTGGAAATGCTCTTGGTGCAGGAAACATAGAGCAGGCTAAGCTGTCGTGTAAAGTCCCCATCATCTGTACAT TCATAATTTCGTGTTTTGTTGGAGCTAGTTTCAGCTTATCTAGAAATGTTGTTGGATACATTTTCACCGCAGAACA AGATATTTTACAGAGGGTTGCTGACgtcatgtttatttttggtttcttGCATCTTGCTGATGGCATTGCG GGTGTGACTGGAGGTGTCCTCAGAGGAGCAGGAAAACAGTTTGTTGGTGCTCTGTGTAACCTGGTAGGATATTACTTCATTGGCTTTCCCATTGGTGTGTCCCTGATGTTTGCGGTGAACATGGGCATTGTag GACTATGGGCTGGACTTACCATTGGTGTGCTAATGCAGtcaattttctttattgtttatttgtgcaAACTTGACTGGAAAAAGGCTGCTGAAGAG GCACGTGTGAGAGCAGGAGTCCAAgtgaaagatgaaaaagataTGGCGGGGATAGAAAATCTGG ACTCAAATCAGAAGCAGATTCAGGTCTTTACTACTGCATCCGTATGTGAGAGTGGTGCAGAGAATCACATAGACCTGGAGATGCACTTTCCAGGTCAGAATAAATCCACAGCCACGACAGTGGGACATGTTCTCTCTGTAACACAACTGGTTTTAAGACGTGGCCTGACTTTGCTGCTCATGGTTGTCATTCTTCTCGCTGGAGTCTTCCTCAGCGACTTCCTCATCATGCTGCTGAAATGA